CGTAATCAGCCCGAATGATGCCCAGAGGCGACTTCACTCGTACTCCCAGCCCATAGCCAAATCCTGTCCCTGGTTTGTCTCGTACTGCCCCTGGGTCGCCAGGAACTGTACTGCCAGAGCCTAAATCGGAAGCAAAGTCCGCAAACACTACCCCACTCACAGGCGATGCCAAGATGGGAATGCGGTACTCCGCTGAGGCTAAAACGTAACTGCGACCTGTAGCAACTTCCCCTTGTCCGTAACCGCGCACTGTATTCGGGCCACCCAAGTTGAAAGCATTGTAGGGAGGCAGATCACCGATTGTGGTTCCTCCTTGCAAGTTGAAGGCAAAGACTTCTGGCTCTTTCTCGCTAGAGTTGATGATGCGAGTGGGGACATACTGTGTGTAGTTGGCTTGTAGTCGATTCGAGAGAATATTGCCCTGACCTACAGGAACCGATTGAGCAGTGCTGAGAGTCAGAACTGAACCATCGGTTGGGTTTACAGGATTGTTGCGGCGATCGCGCGTGGCCCCAAACGAAACCGTCGTCAGATCATCAATGCCTGTACCGCTGAAGGAAAGAGGATTGCCAAGTTCGTCCACGGGGGAAATATTACCTTCGCTGTCCCGGATGCTGGTGCGGGTATAGTTTAGCCCTACAGAACCTTGCCAGTCTCCCAACGGTCTTTGGAGCGTGACGCCACCCCCAAACTTACCTTCGCGAACTTTGTCGCCGTTGGGTAGCCCAATATCTTCGTTAAACGTGGAGGAAAGACCTCGTTTGCGGAAGGTATCTACTTGATAACCAATCTTGTCAGGTTGGCTGGCACGGTAAGGACTCTTGAAGTTGGCATCAAACTGCACATCTCGGCGACCGACCAACACATTGCCACCGACGCTTTGGCCTACACCGCCAATGTTTTGGTCTTGGTAGTTGACGGTGCCATATAGCCCGCTGTCCTCGCTGTAGCCAGCTCCCACGTTTACCGCTCTGGGCGGACGCTCTGAGAGATTGTAAGTGACATCCACCTGCCGCGAATCACCATCTAAGGTAATTTCGGCATTATCGAACAAGCCTAGTTGGTAGAGGCGCTGTAAATCTTGCCGCACCACGTCTTCTCGGAAGGCTTGCCCTGGTTGCAACTGGATTTCTCGTCTCAGAAATGATTCTTGAGTTCTACCTTGAATCGTTTTGCCTTCTTCATCGACGGTTTCTCCCTCGTTATTTACAAAGAGGAAGTTGATTTTACCAACCGTTCCTTCCGCTACTTCTAGAGTCACGACCCCGTTCTGGCTAGGTTCAATGGCAATGACTCTGGCTAAGGAGTAACTATTTTTCTTGTACCACTCGTTAACATTGCGTCCCGCTTGGTCGAGGGCGGCGGGACTCGCTGGAGCACCTAACTGAGCAGCAAATAATTCTTGGGCGATCGCGGGGGTGAGTACTTTGGCCCCAGTCAGTTGCAGCAATCGCACCACCACTGGCGTGACTTGATAGGTGACATCCAAGCCCGAAGGATTACTACGGCTGCTGACCCTTGCATTGGCAAATAGCCCTGTACTCAAAATGCGGCTCACATCATCTTGCAACTGGCTTTGGCTCGTGTTGCCACCTAGGCGAGTGCGAATCACATTTTGGATGATTTGTTGCAGTTCTGCATCGGCTCCTACGATTTGCACATCCGTGGCAGTAACGACCAAATCACCGTTGGTCGCGGGTGGTGTGGTTGCACGATTGGGCGTAGCGGCGACTTGAGGCTTAGGAGCGATCGCGTTAGAACCTGTAGGCTTTGGAGCAGAGGGTGTGGGGAAGGCGGCAGGCTGAGTCGCAGGCTTAACGGGCGCAGTTGGGACTACGACAGCGGGTTGATATTGCTGATAATACTGAGCGCTGTCGCTCACCTGGGTCGTATTCTCTGAAAACTGCTGAGCAACTAGAGTTTCTGGAGGGGCGATCGCTTCTACGGGAGTGGGGGCAGTAGTTTCAGCAGGAACGACAAAGTTGCTGGCTGTAGGCTGTGGGGCGACGGCTTTCGGTGCCTGACCAGCACTCGCTTGGTGAGTTAAATCCCAGCCCGCCACAGCAGCTAGGGTACAAAGTGCAAGAGTTGGGACACGCATAACAGTCACTTCGTTTATCAATCTGGGTTTAATGGGTCACAACAGGCTTTTCTCGCCATGCCTACAACAACATTTGCTTACTAATGAATTGGGTTCAGCGCCAACACTGCCCTCTATTCTGCCTTGACCTTTGCTTGACCTTGAAGGAGCAAGCTCTCAATTGATATAAGGTCGCAGAAATACATTAATTACTTTATTAACTGTTAAAAAACTCACAAACAAGTCCCATGATTTAGCAATATGCTAAACCTCCACACCACAAACTTAAGTTTGAACAGCAAATGTTGTCTAGTAACCTGAGCGAGCAGGAGTTGCAGCTATGAGCGCTGCCATTGAGTATCTGGCAACGTGATTAGCTTTGTTCACTTTGACTGCAACCCAGCTCATCAGGTTCCAGGCTGCTGCAATCGGCATCGGGTTAGCTCTACAACTGGCTACAACCTACAACCCACTGTCCTGTAATTGTCCTGTAATCTAGCATTCAATGAAATTGTGAGCGATCGCGATACTGAAAATGCTTGTAAAAACGGGCCTTGCGCCGCTTTAATCGGCGAGCTACATTGCGCCGCTGAATCTCATCAATGACTGGAATACCCACCAAATAGCTGACCACCCCAAAAGCCAACCCGACAATTAAACAACCCATCAAGTAGCTGGTGAAGAAGTCGCCACCCAGTTCCAAAACTGTATCGAGCGATCGCAAGTTTTCGGTTGGCAAGTCTTCCCACTCCCGTCCTAGCACCGACTGCCCCACATGAAAGTTAAACGCAGTCAACGGTAGAGTGGTCAAAGGATTGCTAAACCAAGTCCCTGCCGCCGCCGCCAGTTTGCTGCCACGAAGCACAGCTGCGCTCACAACTGCGATCGCCATTTGCAATCCGGGCAGCGGAAACATCCCCCAAAAAATCCCCAGAGCAAACCCTCGTGAGATCTGCTCAGGTGTCGCTTGCAACCGGACGAACCTTAGGTAGAGATAACGGAGTCCCCGCTGCCATCGCTTCATGACTTGATTTGTCCCTACGTCCCTAAACAAAAATTACACGGGAGTAGACCAGGATTCCGTATCTACTTCGGAGATTGTCTCCTCTATTTTAAGTTATGAAAATTTGACTCTTCTTGGCTCCTTCTCCAGATGGAAAGCCAATTTCCAGCCTTCATAGAGACGAAACAGAGCGATCGACCCTGCTTCTGGTGTTCAATTCCAATATTTATTCGCTACCAGTAGTTGATTTTCGCTTAGCTCTGCTATCATGGTTAAGCCAGATAACAGGCGGATGTGGCGGAATTGGCAGACGCGCTAGATTTAGGTTCTAGTTCCTCACGGAGTGAAGGTTCAAGTCCTTTCATCCGCATTTAAACTAAAGATTAAAGAATCTCCTGACTACGTCATTGAATGATTGTGAGATAGGAGATTTTAGTCTTTTGAGGTTGCAATCATCAATGGTGAATATCTCACTTCCAGACCAGATTCAATCATTTCTAGATCAGCA
This region of Trichocoleus desertorum NBK24 genomic DNA includes:
- a CDS encoding DUF2062 domain-containing protein translates to MKRWQRGLRYLYLRFVRLQATPEQISRGFALGIFWGMFPLPGLQMAIAVVSAAVLRGSKLAAAAGTWFSNPLTTLPLTAFNFHVGQSVLGREWEDLPTENLRSLDTVLELGGDFFTSYLMGCLIVGLAFGVVSYLVGIPVIDEIQRRNVARRLKRRKARFYKHFQYRDRSQFH
- a CDS encoding BamA/TamA family outer membrane protein, encoding MRVPTLALCTLAAVAGWDLTHQASAGQAPKAVAPQPTASNFVVPAETTAPTPVEAIAPPETLVAQQFSENTTQVSDSAQYYQQYQPAVVVPTAPVKPATQPAAFPTPSAPKPTGSNAIAPKPQVAATPNRATTPPATNGDLVVTATDVQIVGADAELQQIIQNVIRTRLGGNTSQSQLQDDVSRILSTGLFANARVSSRSNPSGLDVTYQVTPVVVRLLQLTGAKVLTPAIAQELFAAQLGAPASPAALDQAGRNVNEWYKKNSYSLARVIAIEPSQNGVVTLEVAEGTVGKINFLFVNNEGETVDEEGKTIQGRTQESFLRREIQLQPGQAFREDVVRQDLQRLYQLGLFDNAEITLDGDSRQVDVTYNLSERPPRAVNVGAGYSEDSGLYGTVNYQDQNIGGVGQSVGGNVLVGRRDVQFDANFKSPYRASQPDKIGYQVDTFRKRGLSSTFNEDIGLPNGDKVREGKFGGGVTLQRPLGDWQGSVGLNYTRTSIRDSEGNISPVDELGNPLSFSGTGIDDLTTVSFGATRDRRNNPVNPTDGSVLTLSTAQSVPVGQGNILSNRLQANYTQYVPTRIINSSEKEPEVFAFNLQGGTTIGDLPPYNAFNLGGPNTVRGYGQGEVATGRSYVLASAEYRIPILASPVSGVVFADFASDLGSGSTVPGDPGAVRDKPGTGFGYGLGVRVKSPLGIIRADYGINDQGDDRLQFGLGQRF